In Mixophyes fleayi isolate aMixFle1 chromosome 4, aMixFle1.hap1, whole genome shotgun sequence, the following proteins share a genomic window:
- the LOC142150692 gene encoding olfactory receptor 13F1-like: MNENIHNYTTHSDFHLLAFSRYPKCQIVIFSGVLLMYLLCILGNMLVTVIVFLTPQLHTPMYFFLCNLTVMDIVYVTAILPKLLVITVTGNISISYPGCFMQIFLYVFCIGTEFFLLTSMAYDRYVAICFPLHYILLMNKKTCLTLTIFSCHIGTFNALMYPLLISKLSFSNSHEINHFFCHMKSILKLSGSDSSSIRVLITVDGGVLGSIPFILILTSYMYIIATIVKINTSSGRLKAFSNCSSHLIIVLLFCLTSLSLNMKPESELSQEQDKLLSMLYIAVIPMLNPLVYSLRNKEVLRAIKISISKNKKCKCPD, translated from the coding sequence ATGAATGAAAATATCCACAATTATACAACACACAGTGACTTCCATCTACTTGCATTTTCCAGATATCCAAAATGTCAAATTGTAATTTTTTCTGGTGTCCTATTGATGTATTTGCTGTGCATCCTAGGAAATATGCTTGTGACTGTAATTGTGTTTCTGACACCCCAGCTGCACACACCTATGTACTTTTTTCTATGTAACCTTACAGTCATGGACATTGTATATGTTACTGCCATCTTGCCAAAGTTATTGGTAATCACCGTCACGGGCAACATCAGTATATCTTACCCAGGATgttttatgcaaatatttttgtatgttttttgcaTTGGAACAGAATTTTTCTTATTGACGTCTATGGCTTATGACCGATATGTAGCCATTTGTTTTCCATTGCACTACATTCTTCTTATGAACAAGAAGACATGCTTAACATTGACTATATTTTCCTGCCATATTGGCACCTTTAATGCATTGATGTATCCTTTGCTAATATCTAAGCTATCATTCTCCAATTCTCATGAAATCAACCATTTCTTCTGTCATATGAAATCAATACTTAAGCTCTCTGGCAGTGACAGCTCAAGTATTAGGGTTCTAATTACTGTGGATGGTGGGGTTTTGGGGTCTATCCCCTTTATATTAATTCTCACTTCTTATATGTATATCATAGCTACAATTGTGAAGATCAATACATCTTCAGGGAGACTCAAGGCCTTCTCCAACTGCTCCTCTCATCTcatcattgttttattattttgtttgacaTCTCTCAGTCTTAACATGAAACCAGAATCTGAACTCTCTCAGGAACAGGATAAACTGCTCTCTATGTTGTATATTGCTGTCATCCCAATGTTAAACCCTCTGGTGTACAGTTTGAGAAATAAAGAAGTCTTAAGAGCCATAAAAATATCtatttcaaaaaacaaaaagtgcAAATGTCCAGactaa